One Amycolatopsis sp. NBC_00355 genomic window carries:
- the folK gene encoding 2-amino-4-hydroxy-6-hydroxymethyldihydropteridine diphosphokinase, with product MSRAVLSLGSNLGDRLGFLRLALDAVRPALVAVSSVYETKAWGVEDQPDFLNVVCVVDDPGRDHWAWLRTGQAAEQAAGRVRELRWGPRTLDVDVVTVDGVTSADPELLLPHPGTPERASVLVPWLEIEPDAVLPGHGSLATLLAARPASDVESVRRTDLDLQA from the coding sequence ATGAGCCGGGCGGTCCTCTCGCTCGGGTCCAACCTCGGCGACCGGCTCGGCTTCCTGCGGCTCGCGCTGGACGCCGTCCGGCCCGCGCTGGTCGCGGTGTCGAGTGTGTACGAGACCAAGGCCTGGGGCGTCGAGGACCAGCCGGACTTCCTCAACGTCGTCTGCGTCGTCGACGACCCGGGCCGTGACCACTGGGCGTGGCTGCGCACCGGCCAGGCCGCCGAGCAGGCGGCCGGGCGGGTGCGCGAGCTGCGGTGGGGGCCGCGGACGCTGGACGTCGACGTCGTCACGGTGGACGGTGTCACCTCCGCGGACCCGGAGCTGCTGCTGCCGCACCCGGGCACGCCGGAGCGGGCGAGCGTGCTGGTCCCGTGGCTGGAGATCGAGCCGGACGCGGTCCTGCCCGGCCACGGCTCGCTGGCCACGCTGCTGGCCGCGCGGCCGGCGTCGGACGTCGAGTCGGTCCGCCGGACCGATCTCGACTTGCAGGCATAA
- a CDS encoding DUF3180 domain-containing protein produces the protein MHFTRPRDLVVAGVLGLVLGYLLFQAAYGSLPQLPTLAGVTFAVLAVIEAVLAFVVRSRIKGGRVVAAIGIARSVALAKASSLAGAFMTGAWLAAFAYLFPRRDELVAAVLDTRAAVVGVVSAALLVAAGLWLEHCCRTPRDQERERTRGTTG, from the coding sequence ATGCACTTCACCCGGCCCCGGGACCTGGTGGTGGCCGGGGTACTCGGCCTGGTCCTCGGCTATCTGCTCTTCCAGGCGGCCTACGGCTCGCTGCCCCAGCTGCCGACGCTCGCCGGCGTCACGTTCGCGGTGCTCGCCGTGATCGAGGCCGTGCTCGCATTCGTCGTTCGGTCCCGGATCAAGGGCGGCCGCGTCGTTGCCGCGATCGGGATCGCCCGATCGGTGGCCTTGGCGAAGGCTTCGTCACTCGCCGGCGCGTTCATGACGGGTGCTTGGCTGGCGGCGTTCGCCTACCTTTTTCCCCGACGTGACGAACTCGTCGCCGCGGTTCTCGACACCCGGGCCGCGGTGGTCGGCGTGGTTTCCGCGGCACTGCTGGTAGCAGCGGGTTTGTGGCTCGAACACTGCTGCCGGACCCCCCGCGACCAAGAGCGGGAGCGGACC
- the folB gene encoding dihydroneopterin aldolase, with the protein MSDRITLTGLRVFGHHGVFEHEKRDGQEFVIDITVWLDLGPAAASDDLTKTLHYGELAELAAGIVAGEPYDLIEKVAGTIADAVMRDERPAAVEVTVHKPSAPIPLTFDDVAVTVRRDR; encoded by the coding sequence ATGTCTGACCGGATCACGTTGACCGGCTTGCGCGTGTTCGGCCACCACGGTGTGTTCGAGCACGAGAAGCGGGACGGCCAGGAGTTCGTCATCGACATCACGGTGTGGCTCGACCTCGGGCCGGCCGCCGCGTCGGACGACCTGACCAAGACCCTGCACTACGGCGAGCTGGCGGAGCTGGCCGCCGGGATCGTCGCCGGGGAGCCGTACGACCTGATCGAGAAGGTCGCCGGCACGATCGCCGACGCGGTCATGCGCGACGAGCGGCCGGCCGCGGTCGAGGTGACCGTCCACAAACCGTCGGCGCCGATCCCTCTGACCTTCGACGACGTCGCCGTCACGGTCCGGCGCGACCGATGA
- a CDS encoding helix-turn-helix domain-containing protein, whose product MGTTAIFTIGELARRTGLPVKTIRFYSDEGLLPPTDRTDAGYRLYDATAMARLELVRTLRELGLGLADVEAALSRSTTVGELANRHVEALDEQIRRLRLRRAVLRAVAKRDSELEEVNLMNRLASMSDEERKRLVDEFWDEMVSGLEIDPQFYARMRAGKPELPDDPSPEQLEAWIEFAELVQDPAFRTLIRAMSETQARQIADGEFHPPADAWQQHWPSWVSRAEAALAAGEAPTSETGQTLAADIATATARAGQDPAAPGFRAEMADRFAASGDPRAERYWQLLATINGWPPVPTAQPAVRFMIAALRG is encoded by the coding sequence GTGGGTACCACCGCGATCTTCACCATCGGCGAGCTGGCCAGGCGCACGGGCCTGCCGGTCAAGACCATCCGGTTCTACTCGGACGAGGGCCTGCTGCCCCCGACCGACCGGACGGACGCCGGCTACCGGCTCTACGACGCCACGGCCATGGCCCGGCTGGAGCTGGTCCGCACCCTGCGCGAGCTCGGCCTCGGGCTCGCCGACGTCGAAGCCGCCCTGTCGCGTTCCACGACGGTCGGCGAGCTGGCGAACCGGCACGTCGAGGCGCTCGACGAGCAGATCCGGCGGCTGCGGCTGCGCCGGGCGGTGCTGCGCGCGGTGGCCAAGCGTGATTCCGAGCTGGAGGAAGTGAACCTGATGAACCGTCTCGCGTCGATGTCCGACGAGGAGCGCAAGCGGCTGGTCGACGAGTTCTGGGACGAGATGGTCTCGGGGCTGGAGATCGATCCGCAGTTCTACGCGCGGATGCGCGCCGGGAAGCCCGAGCTGCCGGACGACCCGTCGCCCGAGCAGCTGGAGGCCTGGATCGAGTTCGCCGAGCTCGTCCAGGACCCGGCGTTCCGGACCTTGATCCGCGCGATGAGCGAAACGCAGGCCCGGCAGATCGCGGACGGGGAGTTCCACCCGCCCGCCGACGCCTGGCAGCAGCACTGGCCGAGCTGGGTTTCGCGCGCCGAAGCGGCGCTGGCGGCCGGGGAGGCACCGACGTCGGAGACGGGGCAAACGCTTGCGGCCGACATCGCGACGGCCACCGCCCGCGCCGGCCAGGACCCGGCGGCCCCGGGGTTCCGCGCCGAGATGGCGGACCGCTTCGCCGCGAGCGGCGACCCGCGGGCCGAGCGCTACTGGCAGCTGCTGGCGACCATCAACGGCTGGCCGCCGGTCCCGACGGCCCAGCCCGCGGTGCGGTTCATGATCGCCGCGCTGCGCGGCTGA